A stretch of Calditrichota bacterium DNA encodes these proteins:
- a CDS encoding DUF3387 domain-containing protein, with the protein VKGMQHKNIAMEVLKKLLNDEIKSRMKTNLVQSKTLMEMLENSIRKYHNKIITAAEFIEELISLGKDIQQMDKEPQEMGLSTFEYAFYTAIANNKSARELMQKEKLRELAVVLYERVKKNATIDWTIKESVRAKLKVIVKRTLRQYGYPPDMQKLATETVLKQAELIASELTKEEKV; encoded by the coding sequence GTAAAAGGCATGCAGCACAAAAACATCGCCATGGAAGTACTGAAAAAGCTATTGAATGATGAAATCAAATCGCGGATGAAAACCAATCTGGTGCAAAGCAAAACCCTGATGGAAATGCTGGAAAATTCGATCCGAAAATATCACAACAAAATCATCACCGCCGCCGAGTTTATTGAAGAATTAATCAGTTTAGGCAAAGATATTCAACAGATGGACAAAGAGCCTCAGGAAATGGGCCTGTCCACGTTTGAATATGCGTTTTACACCGCCATTGCCAACAATAAAAGCGCCCGCGAACTGATGCAAAAAGAAAAACTGCGTGAATTGGCGGTTGTGCTTTACGAAAGAGTCAAAAAGAACGCTACCATTGACTGGACAATCAAAGAGAGCGTTAGAGCAAAGCTTAAAGTCATTGTAAAAAGAACCTTGCGCCAATACGGCTATCCGCCTGATATGCAGAAGCTGGCAACGGAAACCGTTTTAAAACAGGCGGAACTCATTGCTAGTGAATTAACCAAGGAAGAAAAAGTATAG